From Roseateles sp. SL47:
TTTCCCCGGAAATCCGCCAGGGATTCCTCCGGAGACTCCTCCAGGAGTTCCTCCGGAGACCCTCCCGCAGACGCTCCCAGGTCCCCTGCCGGATCGTCGACCTTTCGCTATCAACGGCTCGCCGACCAGCTCACCCAAGCCCTGCGGGACCGGCGGTTTCCGCCGGGCTCTCGGCTGCCCTCGGTGCGTGAGTTGTGTGAGACGCACGGGGCCAGTCTTGCCACCGTCACCCATGCGCTGCATCGCCTGGAGGATGCGGGGTGGATCGAGGCGCGCCCGCGGCAAGGCTTCTTCGCCAGCCCGGCCTCTGCCGATCCACCGGGGCCGACGACATCCACACCGCCCAGACTGCCCGAGGCGCTCGATGCACGGCGCGAACGGCTGATGGCGCTGGCCGCTGCGCGGGACGAATACCTGTCCCTGGGCCACTTGGCCCTGCCGGATGAGCTCCTGCCGCAAGCGGCTTTCAGGCGCCTCTTCCATCGGCATCTGCGGGCGCCGGCGATCACAACGGCTACGGTGGCGGGGTCCGCCCGGCTGAAACAGCGGCTGGCGGACCGGTTGAATCGACGGGGATGTGAGGTCGTGGCGTCGGAGGTGGTCGTGACACAGGGCGAGGGAGAGTCCCTGCGCCTGTGCCTGGAAGTGCTCACCCAACCGGGTGACCGCGTGGCCGTCACCCGGCCGGTGCCGCTGCGGCTGCTGGAGTTGTTGCACTCCCGGCGCCTCCAGGTCGTGGAGCTGTCTGCGGACGGGGCGCTTTCCGATGGTGGCGTGGATTCCGATGGCGTTGACGCCGACCGGGTTGACGCCGATGGCGTTGATTCACCTCTCGTTGATTCACAGCGCGTTGATCGGTCACCGTCGGGCGTCCACGATGCGCAGCGGCTTGTGCGCGCACTGGCCGAGCAGATCGCAGCGGACCCTCCCGTGCTGTGCATCGTGGACATGACCAGCTCGGCGCTCGCAGGGGTCAGCTGGGACGATGACTCTGCCCGGGCGCTTGTCTCCCTGTGTACGCGCCACGATCTTCCGTTGATCGAATGTGATCTGTTTGGTGAATTGCCCCTGCGCCCCGATGCCCCCCGGCCGCTCAAGGCCTTCGACCCGGCGGATCGCGTGCTGCATTGCGGCAGCACGGCGTGTATCACCGGGGTCGGGCTGGCGGTGGGGTGGGTGGCGTCGGGCCGTCATCGTCTTCAGCTGACCGCCGCTCGTGCCGTGCATGGCGAGTTGCTGCCCGGGCTCACCGATGCCGTGATGGCGGATTTTCTGGCGGGCCCCGATGCGGATCGGCATCTGCGGCGCCTGCGGCGGCAGTTGCTTCGCCGGATGCAGGACTGGACTGCGGCGGTTCTGGCCGCCTTCCCCTCCGGCACGGTGGTTCAAGCAGCGCCGGCCGGGCATCAGTTGTGGTTGACGCTGCCGCAGGGTCTCAACGCCGTGGGTCTGCTCACGGCGGCCCGGCAGCATGGTGTCAGTTTTGTGCCGGGCGCTGTGTTCACCGCAGGGACTGCCCTTGATGCCTGCCTGCGTCTGACCACGGCCCATGCCCTGGACGAGACGCGGCGGGCGGCTGTTCAACTGCTTGGCCGATTGGCCAGTCAAGGGCTGGCGTGAAACAAGCCCACTTGCCAGCCATCCTTCTATGCCCCATCCCACTCACCCAGGAGCACCCATGAGCACCCATGAGCACCCATGAGCACCCAGCAGTGGGTTGTGACAGCCAGCAGCAGCCGAAGTGGCTGCCACAGCAGCGCCACAGCCGCTGCCAGACTCTGCAGCAGCAGCGCGCTCAGGTCCCCGGAATCAGCGCCCCGAGCACGGCCAGCATCAGCGTGCCGCCGCCGGCCAGCAGCAGCAGCCAGTTCCAGCCGCTGAAACGGTCATTGCGTTCATGCGCGGGCACTTCCCGCGCATTGATGGCGTTGGCCAGCGACTGGATCGGCACCATGGGCAACACCGCCAGCAGCGGCACCCACCACAGCGGGGATTCGAACTGCCCCATCAGTTGCAGCAAGACCCAGAGGATCGCCGCTGGCGCTGCGTGCAGCCCAAGGCTGAGCCCCATCGCGCGACCATGGCGCTGGATGCGTGCAAAACACGGGTAGCAGAAGATGGCAGCCAGCAGGCTGCGCAGGGCCGGGTTGATGCCGGGTTCCCGGTCCCGAATGCGTCGCCAGTTCATGTAGAACCAGAACACCGCATAGAAGTTGAAGCTGCACAGCATCATCACCACCAGCTTCTTGCGCGAAACGGCGAAGAAGGGAGGCAGCACTTCCAGCTGGGCGGTGGCTGGTGGAGGCGGCTGCAACTCGCCCATGGCGGCGGCGCTCGAAACGGTCGGGGTGATCACGGCCGCGAGCCTACCCGAACTGGTGGGCCAAGGGCAGGGTGGCTGCCCCCAAGGACGTTGTTCAGGCGCCTCGTCCGGCCTGCCCCCACTGCTGCAGTTGCGCCAGCGTGGCTGTGGCGCCGCCGCAGACGATCACCAGCACATGCTCAAAACCCGTCAGCTGCTCCGGCTGGTCGTACACCACCGCCAAGGCCGCGCCGCAGGCTGGCTCCACCAGCACACGGTGATCGTCCAGGAAGCGCAGGCAGCCGGTCACCGCTTGCGCATCGGACACCCGTGCGCTGCGGATGTCATGGGTCTGCGTCAGGGCCCAGGCATGCTCCGCCACCCGCTTGGCACCCAGCGAGGTGGCAATGCTGTCGATGGACGGCAGGGTGACCGGCGCACCGGCCGCCATGGCTGCATGCAGCGATGCCGCACCGGAGGTCTCTGCAGCGATCACCGGAATATGGCCCAAGCCCTGGCGCACCAGCCCGGCCACCACGCCGGACAACAGCCCGCCGCCGCCCACCGCCACTACCACCGCATCCGGCCGCAGACCGGCGGCCACCACCTCGTCGATCATCGAAGCATGGCCTTCCCACAGCAGCGGGTCGTCGAACGGATGCACAAAGGCGGCGTCCGGCGTCAGCACCTGCATGGCGAGTTCGTTGGCTTCCTGCCAGGTCTTTCCGTGGACGCGCACGTCCGCCCCAAACAGCGCCAGCAGGGACTTCGCCCGCTCGCTGGTCGTCTCGGGCACCACCACCAGCACCGGCAGACCCAACTGCTGACCGGCGTAGGCGACCGCCAGCCCGGCATTGCCGCCACTGGACGTGATGAAACGCTGGGCGCCTCTCCGGGCATAGGTCTGGCAGGCATGGCCCACCCCACGAATCTTGAAGGAGCCCGGCACCTGCAAGGCTTCCATCTTGAGATGGATGCGAGGCGAGCGCCCGGCGCCGAGGCTCAGGGATTCAATCAGCGGGGTGGCCGCGTGAAGTGGGGCTTCCGGAGCCTGGGAGGCTTGAGGCGAGTGAGGCGGGGGATGCAGGTGCGGCACGGTCGGACAGAGGCTGATCCATGGAACAGCCAGTGTGCCACGCGGGCTTTCGCTATCGGGGCGTTCGGCCCGGCACGACACCCCGGCACGACGCCCCAAAGTTGGGCGCGGCCCGTGCGCACGGCGGATCAATCCTCGTCTACCCGGGCACGGACCGCAAAAGGGTCGCGTCCCTGCAACGCGAAACGATCGCCCCACCGGCCATGGGTGCGTTCATCTACCGCGACAATGCACCCATGCGCGCGCTCATTGAATTGCTGATCCAGCATGACTTCCTGCTCATCTTCCTGGTGACCTTGGCCGCGCGCATTGGAGCCCCGGTCCCTGCCGCGCCTCTGCTGGTGGTGGCCGGTGGCCTCGCGGCCGCAGGGCGGCTGTCCGGCCTCAGCCTGGTGGTGGCGGCGGTCCTGGCGAATGTCCTGGGTGATGCGGTCTGGTTCGTGGCCGGGCGGATGCATGGACACCGGGTGCTGCGGCTGCTCTGCCGCGTGTCCCTGTCGCCGGATGTGTGCGTCCGCCAGAGCGAGAGCCTGATTGCCCGCTGGGGCGGCAGTTCGCTCCTGGCCGCCAAATTCCTGCCTGGTATTTCCGTAGTGGCGGCGCCGATGGCCGGTGCATTGGGCATGGGCTGGCGCCGGTTTGTGGCCTACGACGCCGTGGCGGGCCTGGTCTGGACGCTGTGCTTCCTCGGCCTTGGCCTGGTGTTCAGCAATCAGATCCAGGAAGTGCTGGACGCGCTGGCCAATGCCGGCAAATGGGCCTTGGTCACCATCGTTGTGCTGCTGGCGGTGGCCGTGGCGTGGCGTTGGTGGCGTCGTCACACCATGGCCCGGATGCAGGGGGAGGTGGAGCGCATCAGTGTGGAAGATGCCGCCGCGCTGATGGATCAGGACATGACCCCTGTGTTCATCGATGTGCGCAGTGACACCGGCCGCGCCGCCGACCCGCGCACGCTGCCCGGGGCCTTGCCCATCCCCCTGGCCCGGCTGACGGAGCAATCCGACCAGTTGCCCAAGGACCGGCTGCTGGTGTTGTATTGCAACTGCCCCAATGAAATCTCCGCAGTGACTGGTGCCCGCCAGTTGCTGGACCGCGGGCATGCCCGGGTGCTGGCCCTGGAAGGGGGCCTGGACGCGTGGGAGGTGGTGGAACGGCGCCGCGCTGCGGCCACGCCGCCGACCAGTGAATCGCTTGCTTGATTGCCACGGCAGCCCCGGCGGTAGCGCTGCATCCTCGTCGCGACTGAAGTGACCCCGCCTCGGGTGGGGGTGCTGCTCCGCAAATCCTTGCCCGAATGCCCAGGATGGTGACGGTGGGCCGTCGGCGTCCCTCATTTCGAGGAGACACCCACCGCCCAGCCTGGCCCGCCACTTGCATACTCGCGGGCATGCAGTCCATGCCCACCATCCTGGATCTGGAAGCGTCCGGCTTCGGCCGAGGCAGTTACCCGATCGAGATCGGTTTTGTGGAAGGGCGCGGATTGCCCTTCTGCTCGCTGATCCAACCCGCACCCGACTGGGACCACTGGGATACGCAGGCCGAAGCGCTGCACGGCATTTCACGCGAGTGTCTGCTGCGCCATGGGCGGCCGCGCGGCTGGGTCGCGGAGGAAATCAACCGCCGCCTGGCGGGTCAGACGGTCTACACCGACAGCTGGGCATTTGATTACAGCTGGCTGGCCAAGCTGTATGACAGCGTCGGCATGCACCAGCACTTCAAGCTGGACGACCTGCGCAGCCTGCTCAGCGAAGAAGAGGCGCATCGATTCGGCGATCTGAAACAGCAGATCCGCCACGAGGTGCAACTGCGGCGCCACCGCGCCAGTGCCGACGCTAAATTGCTGCAGATGACGCTGATGCGGGTCAAACAGCCGGCGCCTTCGGCTCCGGGCTGAGGGAACAGACTCTGCCCCGGGCCTGCCCCCGGCCTGCCCGTTTGGCGTGATAAAGCTGGGCATCGGCCTGAGTCACCAGTGCGTTGATTTCCACCTGCCGCGCCCACTGCACGCAGAAGCCCACACTGGTGCCGATGTGCAGTTCCAGGGCGCCGATCCGGAAGGGCATGCTCAGGGCATGCACCAGCTTTTCGGCCACCACCTGGGCATCGTCCGGCTTGGCCACATGGTGCAGGAACACCGCGAATTCATCCCCGCCCAGGCGCGCCACCAGATCCTGCGGCCGCAAGGCATGGCGCAGCCGGCCGGCCACCGCCTTCAGCAGCGCGTCGCCCACCGGATGGCCGTATTCGTCATTCACCGGCTTGAACCGGTCCAGGTCCAGATAGAGCAGGGCGACCAGCTCGCCCCGGTCGCGGGCCCGCTGCAGAGCGGTCTCCACATGGCTGGCAAATCCGGCCCGGTTGAGCAGCTCGGTCAGCGTGTCGGTGTTGGACGCCTTCAGCAATCGGATCTGTTCCTCCTTGATGTCGGTTACATCACGGCCCACGCCGTAGGCGCCGATGGGCGTGCCGTTTTCTCCCAGCAGCGGGGCATAACTGAGCTCCAGATATCGCGGGGCGTCGCGGTCCGGGGTTTCTTCGTCACGCCATTCCACCACGCTGGATTCGCCTGCCAGAGCCCGCTGGATCAGCGGCTGGACGACCGCATACAGCGTGCTGCCCAGGACCTGATCGGCGGCCCGACCTTCCCAGGCACGCGACGGCAGCCCCAGCCGCTGTTCCAGCGTCCGGTTGCAGAAAAGCACCCGCTCGTCGGTGTCTACAGCCAACATCTCGACGGGGACGCTGCGAGCCACAGCGCTCATCACTGCCTGGGTGCGTTCCCGTTCCCGCTCCACGGCCAGCTCGGCGCTGATGTCACGCAGCATCCAGGAAAAGTTGCGGACGGTCTGGTGTTCGTCGCGATGCAGGATCAGGGTGCAGTCCACCGGCAGGTGGGGCCCCGAGCGCGTCCGCACGGCCCAGCGGCCATGCCAGTGGCCGTCGCGCATCACGGCGGGCAGGATCTCCCGGTGGTATCGCTCATGCCCGCCTTGCACAAAAAACTGCGACTGATGCAGATCGTTCAGCGGTGCATCGTCGGCCATGCCCAGGCGCTGCCGCACTGCCGGGTTGAGATAGACGATCTGCCCGTCGATCGAGGTCTGAACGATGTAGTCGGGGGAGCTGTCGATGATGGCGCTCAGCATGCGCGCCGCCTCCTGCTGCCGGACCGGCTCCGTCACGTCCAGCACGGTGCCAGCGTAGGCAACGATGCGCCCGTTCAACCGCATTGGCCGGGTCCGCACCGCCAGCACCATCTCGGTGCCGTCCGCCCGGGTGAGCTGGCGCAGGCGGTCCATGGCATGGCCGTCGCGCACGCTGGTGATCCAGTCTTGGCGCGCCGCGTCGCGTTGATCTTCCGGCAGGCGGTCGAGCCAGCCCCAAGCCAGTTGCGCCCGGTCCAGCTCCAGCAGCTGGAGATAGGTTTCGTTGGCATACACAGTGCGGCCGTCCAAAGCGGCCCGGAACAGGCCCATGGGTGAAGCGTCCGCCGTTGCTTCGCGTTCGGCTTCGGCCAACTGGTTCCGGTGC
This genomic window contains:
- a CDS encoding VTT domain-containing protein produces the protein MRALIELLIQHDFLLIFLVTLAARIGAPVPAAPLLVVAGGLAAAGRLSGLSLVVAAVLANVLGDAVWFVAGRMHGHRVLRLLCRVSLSPDVCVRQSESLIARWGGSSLLAAKFLPGISVVAAPMAGALGMGWRRFVAYDAVAGLVWTLCFLGLGLVFSNQIQEVLDALANAGKWALVTIVVLLAVAVAWRWWRRHTMARMQGEVERISVEDAAALMDQDMTPVFIDVRSDTGRAADPRTLPGALPIPLARLTEQSDQLPKDRLLVLYCNCPNEISAVTGARQLLDRGHARVLALEGGLDAWEVVERRRAAATPPTSESLA
- a CDS encoding diguanylate cyclase domain-containing protein, whose translation is MSSLVFSRSFHAALLTKSLLVLGPFLSLGLVLVVLWSLVAWFAVIYPRSLIQEVQDELQNTAANAAGETGGLLHEAEGSLRTLDLLLLTRRTKDQGQDATVSLLTDTLRESSRGMTDLMLANTDGRLWRIPSGSTPFTSLGPDSFLRELRDKGAPPVIVGAPLSLRPGGRMVLPLTIRLSGDNGMFEAAVAFIDVESLLRLYRARQQRPGMAIFLERADGTALARVPELPDLLGRKVLEDRPERRLPASAPAAGQFETGDASLDGQDRIVAYRTLKNYPLRVFVSLTEDRVLGGYLAQRRAVLAFSLLVSLTAVGLMVWLTRVQHRNQLAEAEREATADASPMGLFRAALDGRTVYANETYLQLLELDRAQLAWGWLDRLPEDQRDAARQDWITSVRDGHAMDRLRQLTRADGTEMVLAVRTRPMRLNGRIVAYAGTVLDVTEPVRQQEAARMLSAIIDSSPDYIVQTSIDGQIVYLNPAVRQRLGMADDAPLNDLHQSQFFVQGGHERYHREILPAVMRDGHWHGRWAVRTRSGPHLPVDCTLILHRDEHQTVRNFSWMLRDISAELAVERERERTQAVMSAVARSVPVEMLAVDTDERVLFCNRTLEQRLGLPSRAWEGRAADQVLGSTLYAVVQPLIQRALAGESSVVEWRDEETPDRDAPRYLELSYAPLLGENGTPIGAYGVGRDVTDIKEEQIRLLKASNTDTLTELLNRAGFASHVETALQRARDRGELVALLYLDLDRFKPVNDEYGHPVGDALLKAVAGRLRHALRPQDLVARLGGDEFAVFLHHVAKPDDAQVVAEKLVHALSMPFRIGALELHIGTSVGFCVQWARQVEINALVTQADAQLYHAKRAGRGQARGRVCSLSPEPKAPAV
- a CDS encoding PLP-dependent aminotransferase family protein, encoding MHSSDAQLTWGSPSCIHRRPQVLYRSIWPCARYRDGFRSVVCALPSSAKPFPRKSARDSSGDSSRSSSGDPPADAPRSPAGSSTFRYQRLADQLTQALRDRRFPPGSRLPSVRELCETHGASLATVTHALHRLEDAGWIEARPRQGFFASPASADPPGPTTSTPPRLPEALDARRERLMALAAARDEYLSLGHLALPDELLPQAAFRRLFHRHLRAPAITTATVAGSARLKQRLADRLNRRGCEVVASEVVVTQGEGESLRLCLEVLTQPGDRVAVTRPVPLRLLELLHSRRLQVVELSADGALSDGGVDSDGVDADRVDADGVDSPLVDSQRVDRSPSGVHDAQRLVRALAEQIAADPPVLCIVDMTSSALAGVSWDDDSARALVSLCTRHDLPLIECDLFGELPLRPDAPRPLKAFDPADRVLHCGSTACITGVGLAVGWVASGRHRLQLTAARAVHGELLPGLTDAVMADFLAGPDADRHLRRLRRQLLRRMQDWTAAVLAAFPSGTVVQAAPAGHQLWLTLPQGLNAVGLLTAARQHGVSFVPGAVFTAGTALDACLRLTTAHALDETRRAAVQLLGRLASQGLA
- a CDS encoding pyridoxal-phosphate dependent enzyme — translated: MHPPPHSPQASQAPEAPLHAATPLIESLSLGAGRSPRIHLKMEALQVPGSFKIRGVGHACQTYARRGAQRFITSSGGNAGLAVAYAGQQLGLPVLVVVPETTSERAKSLLALFGADVRVHGKTWQEANELAMQVLTPDAAFVHPFDDPLLWEGHASMIDEVVAAGLRPDAVVVAVGGGGLLSGVVAGLVRQGLGHIPVIAAETSGAASLHAAMAAGAPVTLPSIDSIATSLGAKRVAEHAWALTQTHDIRSARVSDAQAVTGCLRFLDDHRVLVEPACGAALAVVYDQPEQLTGFEHVLVIVCGGATATLAQLQQWGQAGRGA